One genomic window of Leptospira paudalimensis includes the following:
- a CDS encoding PilZ domain-containing protein produces MTFRFFNYPIPVLLVTLGFFAVPFVIFFAIASLYDLDFDHVGMILTRIQPWQYVFSFLSAIIAYGLITKKKFGYYLFLCFTFLILTYNFWMVLSVSLGKKFFLAGIRIKTDDIVWNLGITSVLLAIAFYFLRREIAAPYLSTTRRGWRIKYRETHPIPFHWTNADGEREGDGLTINISKNGVLLPLTKHHFLNPGDPINLLLKLEKENREPASISVQGKVVRIDKESDGTEIAGVQLQFLIAQKEEKQIYDSFLHRVFAPRYPVSNPVQFFQSEDKTYNGTLLNVSLEGLYIESEVVFSASDYCRVKIQTRSGEIAVGGVVRWSNPQGKYGKPKGFGIQIDSIENKNLFRVWIWKQRFKLFHSR; encoded by the coding sequence GTGACATTTCGGTTCTTCAATTACCCTATTCCAGTTTTACTTGTAACTCTTGGTTTTTTTGCCGTACCATTTGTTATATTTTTTGCCATTGCATCCCTTTATGATTTGGACTTCGATCATGTGGGTATGATCCTCACTCGGATCCAACCATGGCAGTATGTTTTTTCGTTTTTAAGTGCCATCATCGCCTATGGTCTCATCACCAAAAAAAAATTTGGTTATTACCTCTTCCTTTGTTTTACCTTCCTCATCCTCACTTATAATTTTTGGATGGTTCTATCAGTTTCTCTTGGGAAAAAATTCTTCCTTGCAGGTATTCGAATCAAAACTGATGACATTGTTTGGAATCTGGGAATCACATCGGTTCTTCTTGCGATTGCCTTTTATTTTTTGAGAAGGGAAATTGCAGCTCCCTACTTAAGCACCACAAGAAGAGGATGGCGCATCAAATACCGAGAAACTCATCCCATCCCTTTCCATTGGACCAATGCAGATGGAGAGAGAGAGGGTGATGGCCTCACCATCAATATTTCTAAAAATGGCGTATTACTTCCATTAACCAAACATCATTTTTTAAACCCAGGGGATCCGATTAACCTTCTCTTAAAGTTAGAAAAGGAAAATAGAGAACCAGCTTCGATTTCAGTTCAAGGAAAGGTAGTTCGTATCGATAAAGAATCGGACGGAACAGAAATTGCGGGTGTTCAATTACAATTTCTAATCGCACAGAAAGAAGAAAAACAAATTTACGATTCGTTTTTACACCGTGTTTTTGCTCCTCGTTACCCTGTTTCTAACCCGGTTCAATTTTTCCAATCTGAAGACAAAACATACAATGGAACCCTACTCAATGTTTCGTTAGAAGGTTTGTACATCGAATCGGAAGTTGTGTTTTCTGCATCTGACTATTGTCGAGTGAAGATACAAACCCGTTCTGGGGAAATCGCTGTGGGTGGTGTTGTTAGGTGGTCTAATCCCCAAGGGAAATATGGAAAACCAAAAGGTTTTGGGATTCAGATTGATTCCATCGAAAACAAAAACCTCTTCCGAGTTTGGATATGGAAACAAAGGTTTAAATTATTCCACAGTAGGTAA
- a CDS encoding cyclic nucleotide-binding domain-containing protein, which produces MNILEFMQNISTQVYLRGDVIFREGDAHDGSMYCIMSGMFAVTKRMPDGSQEVIKGLGPGEFFGELSLITRRPRAMTISVVSANARVGILRDDQFEKLARINTHFLFQLTKSTVEKLHRAEARLAELDKMIEEIQKDETK; this is translated from the coding sequence ATGAACATACTTGAATTTATGCAAAACATCTCCACACAAGTGTATCTAAGGGGCGATGTTATCTTTCGGGAAGGAGATGCTCATGACGGAAGTATGTATTGTATCATGAGTGGTATGTTCGCTGTCACCAAACGGATGCCAGATGGTTCACAAGAAGTGATCAAAGGGCTTGGGCCTGGTGAATTTTTTGGCGAACTTTCTCTCATTACAAGAAGGCCAAGAGCCATGACAATTAGTGTGGTATCTGCCAATGCAAGGGTTGGCATTTTACGTGATGACCAGTTCGAAAAACTGGCTCGTATCAATACTCATTTTTTATTCCAACTTACCAAAAGTACAGTCGAAAAACTCCATCGTGCAGAAGCGAGACTCGCTGAACTCGACAAAATGATCGAAGAAATCCAAAAGGACGAAACCAAATGA
- a CDS encoding IspD/TarI family cytidylyltransferase, translating into MNNLYAILLAGGTGSRMGSDVPKQFLKLRGESLLRHSVKRFQRFGLLKSITIVSHPDWVLETEKELEDLLAPNDCIVEGGETRHLSTLNGIHSISYDEKDIFFIHDVARPNFKQNELYQLVEQTKIFGGASLVCPVTESLVRVKLHQNYSQEPLKREEVYAVKTPQAVAGFMLKELFLDLLPDNSKHHPTDLCTWMGERRVGIVETDFHNTKVTSPGDLVLADSLYIND; encoded by the coding sequence ATGAACAATTTATATGCGATCCTGCTTGCCGGTGGAACGGGGAGCAGGATGGGATCTGATGTTCCTAAACAATTTTTAAAACTAAGGGGTGAATCACTCCTTAGGCATTCGGTCAAACGATTCCAACGGTTTGGACTCTTAAAATCCATTACTATTGTGTCCCATCCCGATTGGGTTTTGGAGACCGAAAAAGAATTAGAAGATTTACTCGCACCTAACGACTGCATAGTTGAAGGAGGAGAAACTAGGCACCTTTCCACTTTAAATGGAATTCACTCCATTTCGTACGATGAGAAAGATATATTCTTTATCCATGATGTTGCTCGTCCCAATTTCAAACAAAACGAACTTTACCAATTAGTAGAACAAACAAAAATCTTCGGTGGGGCATCCTTAGTTTGTCCTGTTACAGAAAGCCTTGTGCGAGTGAAACTACACCAAAACTATTCACAGGAACCATTAAAACGAGAAGAAGTGTATGCTGTGAAAACTCCTCAAGCTGTGGCTGGCTTTATGCTAAAAGAACTATTCCTGGATTTGTTGCCAGACAATTCCAAACACCACCCAACAGATTTATGCACTTGGATGGGAGAACGAAGGGTAGGGATTGTCGAAACTGATTTTCACAATACCAAAGTGACAAGCCCAGGTGATTTGGTCCTTGCAGATTCCCTCTACATAAACGACTAA
- a CDS encoding Crp/Fnr family transcriptional regulator gives MNVEHLRKYITEVRIDHFAQGTKVFSEGEECNGKMYFVFSGLLQVYKRKATGEEQYVRDIKPGEFFGEMALVFPSPRAASIVAAAEDTKVGIITKDIFMGMGKESPGFLSVILHSIINRLTAVEDSISEKQKELHILINGIHQKEGETTNTESVTKTEDNTQDSEQVEGVSKEN, from the coding sequence ATGAATGTAGAACACCTCCGTAAATACATCACTGAAGTGCGCATCGACCATTTTGCCCAAGGAACAAAAGTATTTTCTGAAGGGGAAGAATGTAATGGTAAGATGTATTTTGTTTTTTCTGGATTGTTACAGGTGTACAAACGGAAGGCTACTGGCGAAGAACAATATGTAAGAGATATCAAACCTGGAGAATTTTTTGGCGAGATGGCACTTGTATTCCCTTCTCCAAGAGCCGCATCCATTGTAGCAGCAGCAGAGGATACAAAAGTAGGAATCATCACAAAAGATATTTTTATGGGAATGGGAAAAGAAAGCCCTGGGTTTTTATCAGTGATTCTTCACAGTATCATCAATCGACTAACAGCCGTAGAAGATTCTATCTCCGAAAAACAAAAAGAATTGCATATTCTAATCAATGGAATCCACCAAAAAGAGGGAGAAACAACGAACACAGAATCTGTCACAAAGACTGAGGACAACACACAAGATTCTGAACAGGTGGAAGGTGTATCCAAGGAGAACTAA
- a CDS encoding diaminopimelate decarboxylase: protein MTSIEKLKFLKEDQVRTLAKEFGTPLFVYSEKEIEQKCDDTLAFPNAFGLQVRYAMKANPNSNILQIMKKKGILIDASSEHEVVRALHFGFSPESIMLTSQEFPKAFAELIGKGVKFNACSLRQLELFGQTFPGKSVSIRFNPGLGSGHTKKTDVGGVTSSFGIWHEKLDEVKTIVNKYNLIVEKVHTHIGSGSDPEVWKAVAKYTLEYAESFPSVTVVSLGGGYKVGRMEDEKTTDLQKIGAPVKIQFEEFAEKHGRKLILEIEPGTYLIALCGALLTTVDDKVDTGKNGFQFLKLDTGMDSNTRPSLYGARHPLITVKKDGGTPQSNKEYVVVGHCCESGDVFTQKEGGEPITRLMGEAEIGDYVVMEAIGAYCSSMSTKNYNSFPETQEVLIRKDGTPKLIRKREPVLEIFRNEILVVE, encoded by the coding sequence ATGACATCAATCGAAAAACTAAAGTTTTTGAAAGAAGACCAAGTGCGAACTTTGGCAAAAGAATTTGGTACCCCTCTCTTTGTCTATTCTGAGAAAGAAATTGAACAAAAATGCGATGACACATTGGCATTTCCGAATGCATTCGGATTACAAGTCCGTTATGCCATGAAGGCAAATCCCAATTCCAATATCTTACAAATCATGAAAAAAAAAGGCATCCTCATTGATGCTTCCTCAGAACATGAAGTGGTACGTGCCCTCCATTTTGGTTTTTCTCCAGAGTCCATCATGCTCACTTCCCAAGAATTTCCAAAAGCTTTTGCAGAACTCATCGGCAAGGGTGTGAAGTTCAATGCCTGTTCACTCCGCCAATTGGAACTTTTTGGCCAAACCTTCCCGGGAAAATCGGTATCCATTCGTTTTAACCCAGGACTTGGATCTGGTCATACCAAAAAAACTGATGTGGGTGGAGTTACTTCTTCCTTTGGAATATGGCATGAAAAACTGGATGAAGTCAAAACAATCGTAAACAAATACAACCTCATCGTTGAAAAAGTCCATACACATATTGGATCAGGAAGTGATCCTGAAGTTTGGAAAGCTGTTGCCAAGTATACACTTGAATATGCAGAGAGTTTCCCATCTGTCACTGTAGTAAGCCTTGGTGGTGGATACAAAGTTGGACGCATGGAAGATGAAAAAACAACCGACTTACAAAAGATAGGTGCTCCTGTTAAAATCCAATTTGAAGAATTTGCCGAAAAACATGGTAGAAAACTGATATTAGAAATAGAACCAGGCACTTATCTCATAGCACTTTGTGGGGCACTTCTCACCACTGTGGATGACAAAGTTGACACAGGAAAAAATGGATTCCAGTTTTTAAAATTGGATACTGGTATGGATTCTAATACACGGCCGTCACTCTATGGTGCACGCCATCCCCTCATTACTGTCAAAAAAGATGGTGGAACACCTCAGTCTAACAAAGAATATGTTGTCGTTGGCCATTGTTGTGAATCTGGAGATGTTTTCACTCAAAAAGAAGGTGGAGAACCGATCACAAGGCTTATGGGTGAGGCAGAAATTGGTGATTATGTAGTGATGGAGGCAATTGGTGCGTATTGTTCCAGTATGTCTACGAAGAACTACAATAGTTTTCCTGAGACACAAGAAGTGTTGATCCGAAAAGATGGAACACCAAAACTCATCCGTAAAAGAGAACCTGTATTGGAAATTTTCCGAAACGAAATACTAGTGGTGGAATGA